In a single window of the Pseudomonas entomophila genome:
- a CDS encoding TolC family outer membrane protein, producing MLRKLSLAIAVSCASHGVAWAVDTPTTVKTDLVSVYQEAVDNNADLAAARADYGARREVVPQARAGLLPNLSAGAEMMNTRTKLDEPSITSNRSGNAWSATLAQPIFRADRWFQLQAAESVNEQAALELSATEQNLILQTAENYFAVLRAQDNLASTKAEEAAFKRQLDQSNERFDVGLSDKTDVLQSQASYDTARANRIIAERQVQDAFEALITLTNRQYSAIQGVVHTLPVQVPTPNDAKAWVETAGRQNLNLLATNHAVTAAEETVRQRKAGHAPTLDAVAKYQKGDNDNLGFTNSQLQPNVPYGRDVEQTSIGLQLNIPIYSGGLTSSQVREAYSRLTQTEQQRESLRRQVVENTRNLHRAVNTDVEQVQARKQSIISNQSALEATEIGYQVGTRNIVDVLDAQRQLYTSVRDYNNSRYDYILDNLRLKQAAGTLSPQDLQDLGRYLKADYNPDKDFLPPDLAAAAAKNFERRP from the coding sequence ATGCTGCGCAAACTCTCACTGGCAATTGCCGTGTCTTGTGCGTCCCACGGAGTGGCCTGGGCAGTGGATACGCCCACGACGGTGAAGACCGACCTGGTCAGCGTCTACCAGGAAGCGGTCGATAACAACGCCGACCTGGCCGCCGCCCGCGCCGACTATGGCGCCCGCCGTGAAGTGGTGCCCCAGGCCCGTGCCGGCCTGCTGCCCAATCTCTCGGCCGGCGCCGAGATGATGAACACGCGGACCAAGCTCGACGAACCGTCGATCACCTCCAACCGCAGCGGCAACGCCTGGAGCGCCACCCTGGCGCAACCGATCTTCCGCGCCGACCGCTGGTTCCAGTTGCAGGCCGCCGAGTCCGTCAACGAGCAGGCCGCGCTGGAACTGTCGGCCACCGAGCAGAACCTGATCCTGCAGACTGCCGAGAACTACTTCGCCGTGCTGCGCGCGCAGGACAACCTGGCCTCGACCAAAGCTGAAGAAGCGGCCTTCAAGCGCCAGCTCGATCAATCCAACGAACGCTTCGACGTCGGCCTTTCGGACAAGACCGACGTGCTGCAATCGCAAGCCAGCTACGACACCGCCCGGGCCAACCGGATCATTGCCGAGCGCCAGGTACAGGATGCCTTCGAAGCCTTGATCACCCTGACGAACCGCCAGTACAGCGCGATCCAGGGCGTGGTCCACACCCTGCCGGTTCAGGTGCCGACCCCCAACGACGCCAAAGCGTGGGTCGAGACCGCCGGGCGGCAGAACCTCAACCTGCTGGCGACCAACCACGCCGTGACCGCCGCCGAAGAAACCGTGCGCCAGCGCAAGGCGGGCCACGCACCGACCCTCGATGCCGTGGCGAAGTACCAGAAAGGTGACAACGACAACCTCGGCTTCACCAACTCGCAACTGCAACCGAACGTGCCCTACGGCCGTGACGTGGAGCAGACCAGCATCGGCCTGCAACTGAACATTCCAATCTACAGTGGCGGCCTGACCAGCTCGCAGGTTCGCGAGGCCTATTCGCGCCTCACGCAGACCGAACAGCAGCGCGAAAGCCTGCGTCGCCAGGTGGTGGAGAACACCCGTAACCTGCACCGCGCGGTGAACACCGATGTCGAGCAGGTGCAGGCGCGCAAGCAGTCGATCATCTCCAACCAGAGCGCGCTGGAAGCCACCGAGATCGGCTACCAGGTGGGGACGCGCAACATCGTCGATGTGCTCGATGCCCAGCGCCAGCTGTACACCTCGGTACGCGACTACAACAACAGCCGCTACGACTACATCCTCGACAACCTGCGCCTGAAGCAGGCCGCCGGCACCCTGAGCCCGCAAGACCTGCAAGACCTGGGGCGCTACCTGAAAGCCGACTACAACCCGGACAAGGACTTCCTGCCACCGGACCTGGCAGCGGCGGCGGCAAAGAACTTCGAACGCCGGCCCTGA